The sequence GCGCCGCGACAAGGCTCGCTTCATTGGCGATACCCTGACCGGCAATGCCGAAGGCGGTGCCATGGTCGGGTGACGTGCGGATGAAGGGCAGGCCGAGCGTGACATTGACGGAATCGTCAAAGCCGAGCGCCTTGGCCGGAATGAGTGCCTGGTCATGATACATGCAGACCGCCACGTCGTAGCGCTTGCGGGCGGCATCATGGAACATGGTGTCGGCGGGCAGGGGGCCGAAGGCATCGATGCCGTCCTTGCGCAGCCGCATGGTTGCCGGATGAACCACATCGCGGTCCTCGGTGCCCAGCGCGCCATCTTCACCCGCATGCGGATTGAGACCGGCGACAGCCAGACGTGGCGCCGCAATGCCGAATTTCTCGCGCAGATCGGTATCGATGATACGGCAGGTCTTGACGATCAGCTCTTCCGTCAGCGCCGCCGGCACGTCTTTTACCGGAATATGGATCGTTACCGGCACGACGCGGACCTTGGGGCCGGCAATCATCATCACCGGCGTTACCTGCGCGCCGGTCTGGCGCAAGGCAAGATCGGCCAGAAATTCCGTATGACCGGGAAAACCGAAACCCGCTTCGTAAAGCACGGACTTCGCAATCGGATTGGTGACGACAGCCGCAGTCTTGCCCTCAACCGTCAGGGACACGGCGGTCTCGATGGCCTTGATCGTCGCGTGCGCTGCTCCGACATGCGGCTGGCCCGCCTGTACCTCGAAACCGACGGGAAGCGGAAGCACAGGGAAAGCACGCTCGAACAGGCCTACGGCATCACCCGCTTCGCAGGTCTCGATGGTGACCGGGATACCGATCAACGCCGCACGGCTCGCCACCACATCGGGATCGCCGATGAAGATAAAGGGCGGCAGACCGTTCTCCCGGCGCTTTGCCCAGGCGGTGATGGCGATATCAGGGCCGATACCGGCTGGATCTCCCTGTGTCAGGGCAAGCGGCAGGGATGCATGTGTCACGGAAAGACCCGGCTTTCGTCTCAGTATCAGGTGTTGACGATCTGCGCCTTCTTGCGCAGCTCATCCATATATTTCTTCTCGTTGGGGTTTTCGCCGCCCTTGGCCTTCATCAGGTCTTCGGCCTTGAACACCATTTCCGCGGCATAGTCGTCGGATACCTGACGCTGCTTGCAGATCGCCAGATATTCGACGCCCTTTTCGGTCACGCGGGTGCCGGTGGTGCCGCCTTCCTTGGTCTTTTCCACCAGCGCCTTCCAGTCTTCCGGCAGTTCGGGCGCGAGAATTCGTCCAAGATCCTTGATCGCCACGTCGCGCATGGTTGCGGCAAAGCTCATGGCCTGATCGCAGCCGGGGTAACGCTTGCGCGAGGCTTCGGCCTCGGCCTTGCGCTTGCCGGTAATGGCGTTACGCTTCGATTCCGGAATGACGAAAATGATCTGCTGCAGGAAATATTCCGTGGTGACCGGCTTGTCGCCGCGTTCCTTCAGGCGGGTGACGAGATCCTGGGTCGACATCTTGCCGCGTGCGCCATAACGGGCGTTGACAAGGCGAGGCCAGCTCATCT comes from Rhizobium rhizogenes and encodes:
- the pdxA gene encoding 4-hydroxythreonine-4-phosphate dehydrogenase PdxA; translated protein: MTHASLPLALTQGDPAGIGPDIAITAWAKRRENGLPPFIFIGDPDVVASRAALIGIPVTIETCEAGDAVGLFERAFPVLPLPVGFEVQAGQPHVGAAHATIKAIETAVSLTVEGKTAAVVTNPIAKSVLYEAGFGFPGHTEFLADLALRQTGAQVTPVMMIAGPKVRVVPVTIHIPVKDVPAALTEELIVKTCRIIDTDLREKFGIAAPRLAVAGLNPHAGEDGALGTEDRDVVHPATMRLRKDGIDAFGPLPADTMFHDAARKRYDVAVCMYHDQALIPAKALGFDDSVNVTLGLPFIRTSPDHGTAFGIAGQGIANEASLVAALNMAAEISARSRVGA
- a CDS encoding SurA N-terminal domain-containing protein translates to MMNFGKTALRGAAFAFAIFAVPMAVVPYSGQALADSAVKIVVNKTPITNDDIAKRVAFLKLQRQSGNLNEKAREQLVDEALKREEIGRVKMSVSTDDVDAAFARFAANNKMNPQQLTQILSKAGVGADHFKAFIAVQMSWPRLVNARYGARGKMSTQDLVTRLKERGDKPVTTEYFLQQIIFVIPESKRNAITGKRKAEAEASRKRYPGCDQAMSFAATMRDVAIKDLGRILAPELPEDWKALVEKTKEGGTTGTRVTEKGVEYLAICKQRQVSDDYAAEMVFKAEDLMKAKGGENPNEKKYMDELRKKAQIVNT